From a region of the Mesomycoplasma ovipneumoniae ATCC 29419 genome:
- a CDS encoding Mbov_0399 family ICE element protein has product MSKKLPFFLISGLIPVLFLSAGYQNTAYFKLNNYDNYEIKSEFANFSAQFDLEIERQPDSFSFEWIKDKTIDSKSEIRKLNSYWFDRTIKEKFYKPGSKPEIRDENLAPEYCSQLESCRNWQFYLSESKFRDWKQETVFNIYGEYDKSIFDRNSLSISSKKHNKVNISNILNEYAKNKIDELEKNFNLKNIKISHLIYSVGFELQRDKIKKFTVNLQYRYSYQKRVLNKDLELEKYLSDLKQNFNNSIIKNNQISISIETNHQKNDEIQSFSLTSSQKGLKEIEKKVTEFSSELFKEGKKYNEDLHFNVIGDTQIEFFIRFKHPQDKNFYNFQLNNKVNVNLFFEDKDKFWKRLTIIPGNIYDPKTYQSKIDEPVKISEPKTATNEGGVRRIYGGKWEYHNKIKLNFITNPEENEILYVNGNPVDVLDLNFDYDLEDLRLEQKNPQNSTNSYKIEIKKFKKDNKIQDNSELVAIYEIEFVIKAANSVMDIKWFAWDPKNNKDQQKLIEPYLKDKNNQIIYDQFGVKVKNPEYDPLIDVKTGTKKQIVWVSTGKNPNSIPENSNFAQLPSEISRFNLGLESEFGFIAEASVSGKGANIVLNSNPENDKVSSFRYLVDSDNSENFEILSKNGQKSEKFDITNSANKYFSIGGVWLFSSKFDKGLSSYKIVSIGENSSSQLFNDVFPNKSIIPFWESKAGQILEQYLLLEKITNENIKKLTYEQILLYWRNFIDNVAKKQQINKINQKLDENIEIKNKIVLLVQKNLNFENLEQTNNENTGSNYDFESSTGNKVLEINPEMISEVSKFFVDDNENSSNIDIKIENIVQSQDNKFDFDIKILKKDDKRTENFKEVLGILSFSDIEIKDSEQNKNKTKIKFNWKNDKLTVNQNLQNSSQIIDYFSNQENFDKVNLFLEENDENIIANFDLKPEFKELFHLQTPFIVVKKSTKNSEIFQDSRNIFDELLLERINLTGIENLQNAKNFILQQIQASWKDVKYNYNVDFVIENFDNVVENAMKNVEESEQIPHKIWNLTLKVKENQINKFYGSKTIKLVNIIGSLNNPKINNLSQIKAKEFSLSISKNSDNLENAIKDHVYNLLLPEEIDSKKYLYLQNISQIVNNFRTNPKLEKATLVLKPGTPQLNGKKELTIFNSDFKTLGDLTLGGLEKNSDTTESNISKSTAYWLIPLIIFSIIGLLFFGFWIYNKFIAKFKN; this is encoded by the coding sequence ATGAGCAAAAAATTACCATTTTTTTTAATTTCTGGCCTTATTCCTGTGCTTTTTTTGTCAGCAGGTTACCAAAACACAGCTTATTTTAAGTTAAATAATTATGATAATTATGAAATAAAGTCTGAATTTGCAAATTTTAGTGCTCAATTTGACTTAGAAATTGAAAGACAACCTGATTCATTTAGTTTTGAGTGAATAAAAGATAAAACAATTGACTCAAAAAGTGAAATAAGAAAACTAAATTCATATTGATTTGATCGAACAATCAAAGAAAAATTTTACAAACCAGGTTCAAAACCTGAAATAAGAGATGAAAATTTAGCACCTGAATATTGCAGTCAACTTGAAAGTTGTCGTAATTGACAATTTTATTTAAGCGAATCCAAATTCAGAGATTGAAAACAAGAAACAGTTTTTAACATTTATGGCGAATATGATAAGTCAATTTTTGATCGAAATTCATTATCAATTTCATCAAAAAAACATAATAAAGTCAACATTTCAAACATTTTAAATGAATATGCAAAAAATAAAATTGACGAACTTGAAAAGAATTTTAATCTTAAAAATATAAAAATAAGTCATTTAATTTACAGCGTGGGATTTGAATTACAAAGAGATAAAATTAAAAAATTTACTGTAAATTTACAATATCGATATTCATATCAAAAAAGAGTTCTAAATAAGGATCTAGAGCTTGAAAAATATTTGTCTGATTTAAAGCAAAATTTTAATAACTCAATTATCAAAAATAACCAAATTTCGATAAGTATTGAAACAAACCATCAAAAAAATGATGAAATTCAAAGTTTTTCACTAACTTCATCTCAAAAAGGTCTAAAAGAAATTGAAAAAAAAGTTACTGAATTTTCAAGCGAACTTTTTAAAGAAGGAAAAAAATACAACGAAGATCTACATTTTAACGTTATTGGCGACACGCAAATTGAATTTTTTATAAGATTTAAACACCCTCAGGACAAAAATTTTTACAATTTTCAGTTAAATAACAAAGTGAATGTAAATTTATTTTTTGAAGATAAAGACAAATTTTGAAAAAGACTGACAATTATTCCAGGTAATATTTATGATCCTAAAACTTATCAGTCAAAAATTGACGAACCAGTGAAAATTTCTGAACCAAAAACCGCAACAAACGAAGGCGGAGTTCGGAGAATTTACGGCGGAAAATGGGAATATCATAATAAAATAAAGCTAAATTTCATTACAAATCCAGAAGAAAATGAAATTTTATATGTCAACGGAAATCCTGTTGATGTCTTGGATCTTAATTTTGATTATGATCTTGAGGATCTAAGACTTGAGCAAAAAAACCCGCAAAATTCAACAAATAGTTATAAAATTGAAATTAAGAAATTTAAAAAAGACAATAAAATACAGGATAATTCAGAATTAGTAGCCATTTATGAAATTGAATTTGTAATTAAAGCTGCAAATTCAGTTATGGATATAAAGTGATTTGCCTGAGATCCAAAAAATAATAAAGATCAACAAAAATTAATCGAACCTTACTTAAAAGACAAAAATAATCAAATAATTTATGATCAATTTGGAGTTAAGGTTAAAAATCCTGAATATGATCCGTTAATTGATGTAAAAACTGGCACAAAAAAACAAATTGTCTGAGTATCAACCGGTAAAAATCCTAATTCTATACCAGAAAACAGCAATTTTGCTCAACTTCCAAGCGAAATTTCGCGTTTTAATTTAGGTCTTGAATCAGAATTTGGATTCATTGCAGAAGCAAGTGTTAGTGGAAAAGGCGCAAATATAGTGTTAAATTCAAACCCTGAGAATGATAAAGTTTCATCTTTTAGATATTTAGTTGACTCAGATAATAGTGAAAATTTTGAAATTTTAAGCAAAAATGGCCAAAAATCAGAAAAATTTGACATTACAAATAGTGCAAATAAATATTTTTCGATTGGGGGAGTTTGACTTTTTTCTTCTAAATTTGACAAAGGACTTTCATCATATAAAATTGTTTCTATTGGTGAAAATTCAAGTTCACAACTTTTTAATGATGTTTTCCCAAATAAATCAATTATCCCTTTTTGGGAATCAAAAGCAGGTCAAATTTTAGAACAATACTTGCTTCTAGAAAAAATAACAAATGAAAATATCAAAAAATTAACCTATGAACAAATTCTGTTATATTGAAGAAATTTTATTGATAATGTTGCAAAAAAACAGCAAATTAACAAAATTAATCAAAAATTAGACGAAAATATTGAAATTAAAAACAAAATTGTCTTATTAGTTCAAAAAAATTTAAATTTTGAAAATTTAGAACAGACAAATAACGAAAATACAGGTTCAAATTACGATTTTGAGAGCTCAACAGGCAACAAAGTTCTCGAAATTAACCCAGAAATGATTTCTGAAGTATCTAAATTTTTTGTAGATGACAATGAAAATTCTAGTAATATTGATATAAAAATTGAAAATATTGTTCAGAGTCAAGATAATAAATTTGATTTTGACATTAAGATACTTAAAAAAGATGATAAAAGAACAGAAAATTTTAAAGAAGTTTTAGGTATCTTAAGTTTTTCTGATATTGAAATTAAAGATTCTGAGCAAAATAAAAATAAAACCAAAATTAAATTTAATTGGAAAAATGACAAGCTCACAGTAAATCAAAATTTGCAAAATTCAAGCCAAATAATTGATTACTTTTCAAATCAAGAAAATTTTGACAAAGTAAATCTGTTTTTAGAGGAAAATGACGAAAATATAATTGCCAATTTTGATCTAAAACCCGAGTTTAAGGAGCTTTTTCATTTACAAACTCCCTTTATTGTTGTGAAAAAAAGCACAAAAAATAGTGAAATTTTTCAAGATTCAAGAAATATTTTTGATGAACTTTTGTTAGAGCGAATTAATCTTACTGGCATTGAAAATTTACAGAATGCCAAAAATTTTATATTACAGCAAATCCAGGCGAGTTGAAAAGATGTTAAATACAACTATAATGTCGATTTTGTAATTGAAAATTTTGATAATGTCGTCGAAAATGCGATGAAAAATGTCGAAGAAAGTGAGCAAATACCTCACAAAATTTGAAATTTGACTCTAAAAGTCAAGGAAAATCAAATTAATAAATTTTATGGATCAAAAACTATTAAACTCGTTAATATCATAGGAAGTCTAAATAACCCTAAAATTAACAATTTAAGTCAAATTAAAGCCAAAGAATTTAGTCTTTCTATCTCAAAAAACAGTGATAATTTGGAAAATGCCATTAAAGATCATGTCT